CTAGCCATATAATATTCTCTTACTATACGTGGGTGAGAAAGTTATCAATGGGAACTTGCAATTAACTACTCAATAACATTAGAAACAAAAACTATTaaaattctttcataaaattaatGTGGAGGACGTAGGGCGTGTTTTGTTTTAGTTCAAATAGGAGGAGAACATAGGAAAAAGTATGCTGTCAAATGTGAAATATGAACTAAGTAATTACCGCCAATCCCTTGAAAATTTCGTCAAAATGACCCTGGTTCACGGGGTCAgtctggttttcttttcttttcttttcgaatttGTTCACCATAACAGCCAAGCCATACTTTGTATTTAAAATTCAGGGAGGAGACGATTTCCAATTTACAGCTCTTCGAGTTGTCGAGTCCATCACAGAGGATTCATCCTGGATTCCTGCAAGCTCTGATATATTCATCCGTGGGATTCTGCTTAGTCTGGATGTTCTGTATAAGGGCAGCAAGGATGGTAATGCCAGAGTTAAAGCATAAGCTAGAAGACTTGAAATCCATATCCTAGGTGCAATTTCTCCCTCTTTACCCAACCTCGATTGAGGATGAGGACCAGATGCCAATGTGTGCGCAGAAGCTCCTTCTGATGCTCCTAGAGTTCAACCTGACTAAGATTTCTGAGATTCTACATCCAAAGACAGTCGGCCACTGCTTCAGATTTTCGCTTGGTGATCCGTCCTATGGAAATGTGAATGATATCAAGCTGTGCGTGGCTCTGGCATTGGCTCCAGAAATGGATCCCAAGTTGCTTTCTCAACTGAAAGTAGTACGGCGGATCCGAAACCTTTTGGAGTTTGTGCATACGAAGGATATGGAAGATTTTCTCGCGTTAAAGCTTTCCTTTAATGATCACTAGGTTCCACATGCCCCCGCTTGAGCCAACACTGTGTGATGAAAGTTCTTCTGAGGCAGCAAGTAGCGTAAGGGACATAACCGACTTTAGTGGCAGTGCCAGTGTTTTCCTGGAATTGAGTGGGTCTCATGACAGAAACAATGCCAATATTGCTTCTGAATGCATGGTTCTATTACTAATCTTTTGAAAGTGAGTGCGATTCTCGAGTCTCGGCAAAAAGGCGCTCCTTCTCTACTGGTACAGCGAATGCTGCATTCTCTCCGTTATTCCTGCAGGTGATGTTTGCTGCACAGAATGATTTTCGTCAGTGTGCATGTCGGAGTTTGCAAAGATTGAAGGCATTGATTCTGAGATAAAAAATTCCTGTGCCGCTACTTTGCCAGTGCCGCCACACTGGTAATCTCAGAATTCCGGCAGCTCTCTCATTGTAGTTTAatccatgaaagttgtaggcCAACTGATTCCTGGCCTGAATCTCCTATACCTCTTTTCAGTGTGGAATCTAGGAAGGTTGCTCGGCTTTCAGGACAAGCATCGAAAGAAACTGCACGTCTGGTCTGGCTAGCGCCAATTGCAAGATCCAGTCAAAAGTCTTTTTCTCTTTACCAAGACTTCCCTAGgataatcttttttctttaccaaGACTTACCTTGGACATGGGTTGCACATAGTcatcaaaatgaaagatgacAAACTTCATTTCTGACTGTCGCAGTTCATTGATTCATAGGTATTCAAATTTGACTATTCATTCCATGGCACCCATGATTAGTAGGTGGCGGGTTCATGTGGATTTATGGTGAGCATCACGCAAGAAACTTTGAAACCCTCGACATTGTGATCAAGGCATTTCTGCAATAGCAAATTGTCAGCTTCAGAAGCGGACATGGCAATTTGCTCATTCTAAAaactcacagagagagagagagagcccaaagGAAATAGAGCAATTGTAAGTTTCTGTCATTATTCTAATAAAATAGGGCACAATGACTCTTGAAACAAGATGCAACTAGTACATCAGAAACTAAATTCAAGTTCCACGACCAATGGGCATTGAGATATGCATAAATTAAGACAAGCTCACAAGGAACTACGTCTTCCTCAGTTCTTCTCAATTAGCTTTTCGATCATGTCCGCAGCTTCCTGGACAGTTGTGATACTTTGAGCACTTTCTTCCTCCACGCTGATCCCAAATTCTTCTTCAAGTCGCATCACAATCTCCACCTAAAATGCAAAAGAGCAATGGTCTCATCACAATCCTATTTTACCGTATAAAGGAGTAAACTTTAACGTTGGAATcagataagaagaaaaaacaattcCAGCTCCGCCTCAGAATGAACGGATAAAGTGAAACCTCATTAAAGTCtgcagaaaaggaaagagactTTTGCATGAACAGCTTACAGTGTCCAGAGAATCAGCTCCCAGGTTAGCAAATTTTGACTCTCCAGTCATGCTAGCATCATCTGGTAAAGCCAGCTGCTTCCTTACCATTTGGCACACTTTATCCACTGTCTCCTTTTTAGCCTGCTCGTATCTCAAGTCGATTAATTGCAAGTTCTAAAACCTACTTATGGGCTTCACACTGAGTGTTTATAAGATTGGCAAGGCCAATCCAAGCATTCCCCCAGAGCAAGCAAAATTGTTGGAACACAGTATCAATAATATTATGGGCATCCACTTTCCCAGAAGGAGAATGTTTTGAATGACTTGATTATAATCACACAGCAAGATCGTTCAACACGAGACAAAAATAATGGCCCAGACTTCAGATATATAATAACTTGTAGTCACTTTGCTACGCTCTAGTTTTGTTGTTATGGTTGGCATGACACAGTAAAACATACCGCACATGAAACCTGGAAGCGGCGTGCTTTAAGAGAAGGGAAACTTCTGCCACCGATGGGGAGGGAAACAGACCTGACATTAGATAACTTGCTGACAGGTACCTGttaaaaatgtcaaaagtgACATTAGATATCTTGCTGACATGTACTTTAGACCTGACATGGTGCTATAAAAGTCAGGTCTAAAGTACAATGCCAAATGTTTACTAATGTTTCAAAGATCCAATCTCAGTTCACAGTGCAGGACCTCAACCAGGTCAGCCAAGCCATATCCCATTTTGCACAGAAAATTTGGGAGAATTACATTTTGCCCCCAAGTTTTTGGCATAGTGGCAAGCTACCCATGATGTTTCAAGTTTTGCAATTTGTCCCCGGACTTTTTAAAATTGGAGGCAATGGGCAGCCCCACGTGACTAGTTATGGAAGGCAAATTGGATTTATATCATCTATatatgtggaaagaaaaaaatacaggGACTACCcaaaaacatattttaaaaCTATATATTGATGTGCATTTCGCATTGATCCACTCAAATTCTCGCCGGAATTTTAGTCACGTGCTCTCAAGtgcaatattttttaattattcttctACTTATTATATGTACATGCTTATATGAAAAATTTCCTCTGTAATCAGTCACATTGTTGGAGCTCCAAGTTGAAATTGTTTGAATTCAATCCAGGGAACGAATTGCAATCTATTCCCAAATTTATGGGccaattgcaaaaaataaaacatcacgGGCCAATTTGCAACAACTTTAAAACTTGGGGGGCAATACGTAATTTGCCCCAGAAAATTTACAGAGTTTTCAGACCAGTAGATTGCTAGCAATTATTAGACCAACATCAAACCTCGAGAACCTTCAGAAGCTAATGGAGATGCTACTATCAGCATCACCAACCACAACAATGAGACAGCAAAAACAAGCTAAAATAAGTTCAAAAAACAAAGGCATCAACATGCAAAAGCTGCTACCTGAGAGCAACTCAACAACACATTGAAAAAGAGTGAACTAGATTAGGTGTCCGCCTAATAAATTCTGGAATATAAAAGCAGCAGGAAGCCAAAACCAAGTATCACTAGCCTGAACTCATCATTAACCTCAGACAGTTCATCTAGTCAatctagacaattgaaaatGCTCATTTGGCTGTGCTGTAGCTTCCCAATGTAGTCACAAATGCATGCTTTGGCGATGCTTACCCAGTTCATCTGTCCCCATATCCACCCAGCCTAATGCCACAAACATGGCTGTTTTTGAAAAACTGCCAGAACATGTACTCATCTCCCAATGAGCCCTATCAAATCCTTAGCCCAGAAACTCACTCTACTTGATCAATCATCACACATTTTCCGACACAAACATTCTGAACCAGCATCTCCCGTCAGGCATAATTCATAAATCCAGGCACTAAACAAATCGAAAGCAGActaatttcttcccttttttccccTATCAAGTCGAACGAAATGCCACTCCTCGATCAATCCACGGACAAAACTCGACATTTACCACAACCCAGTGGACGAAAAAACACCTCCACCACCATAAACACGAACACGTTCGTCCTAGTCTGGGAAAAAGCTAACGTCCAAGCTGATAATATGCCTCGGAAATGCCGCCAGCGATCAAGCGCCAATCAAACAAAACCAAATCACTCAGAATCTACACTTGCAATCGTCCAAAAAAGCATCAAAGCCTCGTTAGTGTCTTAAAGAACAATAATATATCTTCCTTTGACTTGTCAGGTGGGGCAATGGGGTGCATATCCTGAAAAAATACAGCTCAACCAAATGAGTGATGCCACCTAGCATATGAAAGCCTTTTATTGATCAAGATGCAATGAGAAATTTTACCAGCCCAAATTCTACTTCCAAGAAAACTTCAATTCGGCATTCGAACTTTATTTGACACTTCTCTCAGCTGTCTATTTGACACTTCTCTCAGCTGTCCTACCTACAGtatatcaaaaagaaaaacaaatacaGTTGGAAAGAAGTAAAGACCCAAAACAAAAGGCATTGAAACAGCAGATAAAGCACGGTGAAATGAACATAAGCAGCacggaaaatttaaaaagaaaaacgaaagaacaaaagggaaaaactgaaaaaaggaAGCATCTCTGCCAATAAAATGCATGATCAAAAGATATCCTTCCAATGCAGGTAAGTGAAAATTAAAACCTATCACTCTGAAGAACAATTAACTCCTCCAAGAATAAGCTGAACAAGCATCGTCCTCATTATTTTCCACTCTTACACCAGAATAATCAACTAAGtgataaataaaaactcaagTACCAGATAATAGAAAGCAGGTAGTGCACCACATTAACACAACATTACGTAGACTTAAAAGGCTAAATGATTACCCAACCGAAGCTAAACagaaattaaaccaaaaaaaaaaaaaaagtgcatgaGAAACATTTCTGAGAAATGTGCACCGGAATGCTGAAATCTTTAGCAACCTCCTCCTGAAAAAAATACAGCGGTTTTTGTTGTCACTTGgtttgatttctgttggagaaatccttgAAACTATCAACAGAGAAGACTATCCCAGAGATGGCCAAAAGCTAGTTTGCTAGACACGGCGATACTGTTTCGATAGGATATTGCAGCGTAATTTGACTGCGACAAAGTCAACGATGCCTGGTATACACTGTCCATTCGTTTCCAATGTACAGCCAAACAGCAGTGTGGTTTTGTGTTCTTCAGCATCTAATGCATAATATGATATAAGGTTCATCAGCGATTTCTTGGATGATTCCgacaatttattttcaataatctaACCACAATGATCGAGAGTCCACTGGGGAAGAATGGACAAAAAACATCAGATTCCTAAGTAATTAATCTGTCAAAATTAGGACAGGCACATGCCCACATTGTCAGGCATCTCAGAGATAACGATGTCCACTATTAATGATTGTTCGATATGTATTAGCACTAGGCTCTAAGCTCATCATAGACTGCAATTTAGTAAAAAAGAGATGGCTCTTCTCATGTCTAAGCACGAAAATTGGTCCTTTATGTGCTGCAAGAGTCTCAAAATTTTCCCTGTCAAGGACTTGCAGACATTGGAGACCATTAGTATATAGGAATTCCAAGTTCAGAATAAAATACCAATACACTGCCATTCATTTGATgtgtcaaaacaaaaaataaagcgCCGATATTCTGGTCATATTTCAAGTTTAGCTCAACTTTTAATTGCATTTGAACAAGTATATTTGTTTTGAGTCCTTTAAAATCTAACTCCATGACTTTGTCATTATGATTTGACATGTGATTCAAGGTCCTCTTGTTTTCAACTTCGTCTTCTGATGAGTGTAAAACCACAAGGCGATAGCAATAAGGGGAGTGATATGTAGGAAACAACGATCATCTCTCCAACCCCAATGCGCACATAAAAAATCCCATAAATCACATCCAGTAGCTCCAACCCTTGAGTCTGTTCTCTGTTCGACAATTTTTGGTGTTGAGAACCGAACTACATCACTGTAATTTTATGTAACTAAGGTATAAAAGCTGCTTAAGATTAGTTATGGGATTCTTGCAATGCCACTTCTTCGATTCAGTTGCTCTTTGCTACTTCTCCAGTTGCTAAATGAGCCACAACTTGCTACAAAGAAACATAGTTCCATTAACTTTGTTAAGACTTAAACCATCTCAATAAGAAAACCAGCTCAACAGTCCATCTGAGATATTTGTACTTCTGGGTCTTCATGTCAATGTTTAATGCGTTGTAAATATatcaaaatcaatggaaaaGAATGGGTTGTGTAAATTAGCATGAACATAATCTGTCAAGACAAATGTCTGTGGACCTGTACGCGTGATCTTTTGATCCTGAATACATGTCTCTATTATTCGAACTCAGCAGTTAAATTCTTGGAAGATTTATTCAAGTACCTCATCAGGAGCagtcattttccttcttcctcaattcctcttccttttccaGTCCAGTTGATTCTTCTCTTCCACCACCACTTTATCATACTCGCCCTCCTTCATGTTCATGCCTAGGCAAGTTGTACTCGGAGGAGAGGCCCTCAGACACGATCCCCTCCGGCACTTCCTCGTCTCTTCTGGGAGAGAAGTAATGATACGGCGAGTCGTGGATGTGAACCTCCGGGCTCTGCCTCTTCCTCTTCTACTAGCGGTTCTGTCTCCGGCTCTAGCTCCTGCTCCAGCTcaatctccttttcttcctctacacgcttctcttcctctctgtcTTCATCATCGGCCTTTGTTTCTCCTTCtatgttctcttcttcttgttcagACTTGGGATGTTCAGTTATGTCCTTAACATCAGCCGCAGTTCCTGTATCCTGGGTCACCGCATTATTGATTCCTTGTTGCACGAGTAATGCCGCGCCGCACGAGTAATGCCGCACCATTCCCAACTGCTTCCATCTGAGGAAACGTTCTGTTCCACTTGTTTGTTCTTCTCGGGATTGGTGCTCGAAACTCCTGCTTTCAGTAATGGTGTTTCCGGTGGCAACAGCATGCTTCGACTCTGCGCAACGCATTTTCGTAAAAGGAAACGTCAATCGAAAGGAATTAGATTGGGGTATtgattctctctccctttgtgCATCAGATTGAAATGAAGTTTCGGCTTTCGTTTTCTTTGGCTGTTGCAGTTTTGATTTGCTGAAGCGGGTTGTATCCGTGGTTGACAAAAGGAAGGAGTTTTTTCTGTTGCGGATTGAGGGTGGAGAGGAGACAGTTGCAGCTTAAGTTAAAAAGGGGAGTTTCTCCTCGAATCTAGAAAACGACAATTCGTTTCTTATTATCGGTGgggttttcctttcatttttccaaCCCAACCTTAGTTCAATGAAAAACATACTTTAGAATTAACATAATGTATGCAAAATTCAATATTGAAAAGACCGAATTATTCCTACTCAAAAAACTTATTTAAGTATCTCGCTCCATGTTTGAGCAATTTAATTTTCAGTTGGTTTTGAGTACTTTTGATGGTAAGACTTCAGGACTTGTGGAATGActtttttgagagaaaatgacAATTCTTTTATACAAAGGAACACAAGGTTAATCGACATAGAAATGCGAAAAGTGAGCGAAAAGTCTCTCGCTCCGCCGCATTCTCAAGCCTCCGGTTCATGTCGGCTCGGCTGGATTCGTCCCTCCGAATGACCACCGAGTTACTGAATGCGCTCGGATTCGTGCGCAAGCATGTCGAGATcgcagctcctcctcctcctctgctgcTCAGTCACTCGGTTTTCGCAGGTAGTGTGCTTGTTGTCGTCTGTTAGGCTTTTCTTTTTCGCTGCTGATGAATCTCGACGTGGATTGTAGATGCCAGATTGATCGGTTCTTGGTCAGTAGGGGGCCTTCTTTAGGTTGAGTTTGATGTCTAGATATGGGGCGGGGGtggagaatttgatgattgatgaggaagTCTGAATAACTTATTCGAGGGATGTGTACCTGGTGGAGCAGTCGAGTTGAAGTGGAGGGATGATTAAGCTGTCGGGATCGTGCTTGTTGATTGAGACGCCGTATTTTTTTAATCGTGTTCATCGTGTTTGCTTCGTCTATTTGATATTGGAGACATGATTCTGTAATAGAATGAATCGCATCGAATTGTTTCATCAAGTCAAGTTGCTTAATGTTCTTCAATGTTGGTTCTGGGTTGAATTAGTTTGCTGATACAAAACGGAGCTGCATTTCTCTTGGCAGTATAAGGTTTTGATGTGACCGTCGTTGGAATTCACAGGGCCGGTTCGTGGCGATAGATTGCCTGCTTCCCCTCGGTCGATAATATCTAGTTTACTGTATTCTTCTGAAGCAAGTGCTGAAATGGAGGAACCTGCaggattttttccttttatccatCTAATGTGTGTCTTGACACATTGTGGAGTTCTTTCTCCGATATTTGGTTCTTGTAATATTATGCAGAGACCGTGAAGGAGATGTATGATAAAAATTCTTGAATCTGCTAATACGAAAAGAACAGTGNNNNNNNNNNNNNNNNNNNNNNNNNNNNNNNNNNNNNNNNNNNNNNNNNNNNNNNNNNNNNNNNNNNNNNNNNNNNNNNNNNNNNNNNNNNNNNNNNNNNAAGCTATGTCCCGATACTTCAAAAGAATTGGAGCAGGCCTTTCATCCTATCTTCTGTTTGATGCAGTTACCATGTAAGCACAACAGGTAGCTCCAACTGTAGTGCAGAGACAAGTTTTTGATATAGGTGAAGAGGACTACTGACATGGTAGGTTTTGCTGCTATATGTTCCATAATCTTTCAGGTCAAGTAACTcgagaaattttcttttaaattttcagatTGATAAAGAAAGTGGTAAATACATAGATGAGAGGAAGATAAAAGCAGTTCTAACCAGTCGAGTGGAATCACCGTCACTGCTACCAGATTATGGGGATCGGAAGCAAGATTCATCTTTTGAGACTATCATCCCAAAGGATATCTCACCTGTTGGAGTTGAAAATGCATCACATTTTCTCAGGGAATGACTGCTAGAAAACATCAATATGTCACTTTATTGTCTTTCTGGATTGAGACGGCATTAAATCTAATACATGTATCGGGGCTTTGCCACAACCTTGGCTAGCCATAtgttatttatttgtgaatgaAAATCAAGTTGCTGCACATCATCTATAAATTGATCTACCTTTTCAGCAACTAAATGTGAGTGTATGGGATATCTTTTTTCTCGTATATTAACTGTACGTGAATCCATTTCTATGTCTTAGGAAAGATTGGAAATCATAGAAATATGACTTATGTTCTTACTCTTATATTCCAAAAGGATTGTCTTCTGATGCCAGGATTTTAAAGGGTTGGACATGTCATAGGTTTTAAGGAGTAAAAATCAACAATCAGCGAGGTGATACAAAGTTGAAAGAGGTTAGTTTTCTTCCCCTGGTAGATTTGAATTCAGGTCTACTTTCACCAGTCAGATCACTAGGAGGACGGTTTCCCTTCCACTACACAAGCCACCCCCGATTGCCCATTTTATACAGATGAGGACAGGAGACAGAAGAGGGGAAGAATTataaaaaggaacaaaaaagaaacttatAAAAGCATAGGTGTTGAGTTGGGAGAATtgcaaattcagtcataaatttattgtatgaatAATCAAATAATGGAAAACATGTTTGCTCTCTCATATTCTTGGTTCAATGCTACTCCTGCTACATTGGTTCTTACGAATTTCTAGTGCCGCATGTATTGAAGATTACATTTTTGTTTACTGAGTAAAATGGCACGAAGTTGTTATTGCCAAGTCAGAGTCACCCTAACTATCACCAGGGACTACTCGAATTTGGTACTATTGCTGTTGCTACTGCTATTTTAGTGTTGTGTCTTGGAGAGGTGGTTAGAGATAATTTAGGCTTGCTGACTTGGGGTCTTTCTTATGATTTCTCTCGGGTTGTGCGAGTCATGGCATATCCCTTAGCTGATTATTGTCATATCCTTCGTTGTGAACTTGCACTAGAGTTTGATTTTCTCATTGTTGGGATCCATCAAaaggaaagattatgtcctgTAAGATACTTCCTCAGAGATTAAGATCTTGCTGtcttaaattagttttttgtgttacaaaacCTCTCGAAATAGTATATTTGTATTATATTTacctccaaattaattttcgtatAACTAGCCTAACGTGACTCATGAGATTATCTCTTCAGCTCAGTCCCCAAACCATGGGAAGAAAAAATACaggaaatttggagaaaaagacGGGGGGCTTTTTAGAGCGAAACACGTTAGCCAATTTATGTAACGGACCGGACTAGCTACCTATCATTTTCCTAAGCCAAATCCTGTTTTACGAAAACCAACAAAACAATAAGGATTCATAAAgcgagaataaaaaaaggataGGTCCAAGTGTGATTTCTATGTTATGTATGGCCGTGCCTAAGGGCATATCGGTTGAAGTAGATTCTTctttttgatcaatcaaaacCCCTGAACCAGCCTAGTATGCTAAGAGAAGAGAATGTTTCACAAGTTACAGTAGACCGAAAAATTAGAGACTCCGAGAAGTTATCAAATGCGCCGTCGTTGCGATGGTAGTCGGAGATTATCTCTTCGGATAGGGCTGCCGGCGGGGGGAGAAGAGGCCGACGGGCGGCGGTTTGACGCGGCGGAGCTCGGAGGCCTTTTCGGAGAGGCCCTTTGCGCCTCTTCGAGTACGCCCCGATTCCCTCGGCCGAAGAGATAAGCTCAGACTACTTCcacggccgcggcggcggcggcggcggtggcgacgtGGTGCCGCCGATGGGTGTGACTGGATTGAGGGTGAGTGGGATTCTTGggcgacggaggaggaggacgtGGAGTCCCTGATCGGCGAAGTATGACCCCGTTCGTGATTTCGTACGCAAAGAAATTGGAAAGATTAAGAATTCGTCTGCGATGATCGGTGCTGGTGGCGATTCCGGAGCTGGGTTCGGTTGTAATTCTGAAATTTTGGCCGATAAAGAGATGGGTTCGGTTTTTGAGATCTTTAAAGCTCGTTGCCCGGCTCTCTTCGAGGACTGCATTGGAGATGGCGACGGTTTCTTGACTTTGCCGGAGAACTCGGCCGTCAGCGGTGGAAGCTCGGGAGAGGAGTCGATGCTCCGGGATCTTGAGGACTATGGATATAATCCTGACCACTTTCTTACACTTGAAGATTTGGGTGTTCCTCTATGTGATGTAAATGGGgaatgcatgtgatttttcttGTTAAACTGCATAGTACAGAATACATGGGGTGCGTCGTGTTCAAATTCATCTCTTTTCAGATGAGAAAAGCATCATTTAGTCAGTTGCTTGGTGGGTGAAGTAGGGAATAGGATGGAGATTCATGATTTGTTGCTAGCTTGTGAAAGAGACGAACTTTGATTTAGACTGTTATTATGGCGATGAATTGACTGTCTCGGATGATGAATGGCAATGCCAATGAATGCAGAGCTTTCCACTGTCTATGGAGTATTATTGCTTATGAGATTGGATAGTTTATGGGACTAATCATCTGTTCATTGATGACTTCTTGTGGGAGAAACTTAGAAAATGGTTTTGGAGACAGTGGTTCTAAAGGGAGACAAGGAGCTTGTCAGTACTCTTAGGGGCTTCAATGTGTACGTCAACATGGTCCTCGAGGATGTTACTGAGTAGTatgtatctctctctccctctcaaatTTACTTGTGCTTCAAGACGCTTCTTGCATTACTTTTGGGGTGAAGCAAAGCCATTTTATGTTCTTGACGTCAATTTATTATCTGGAGGGGCAATTGGCCTTGATTTGTATGTATTAGCATTGGAAGTTATCATACCTGTGGTTTTTGAGGCCTCTCTGTCCTCAATTTGATCTATGCTTCTAACTGAGAATCGGTACTCACACAAGCATCTGCAATTAGGCCTTGCTCAACATCCAAcacccccctttttttctctcactcCTCTTTTTATTGACCTTCTAGACATAAGCTGTGGAAGCTTCATGCGATCTTAAGATTCTGTTTTCATTCTTGCATACAGTGAATTCACTGCTGAAGGACAAAGGATAACAAAACTCGATCAGATTTTGCTTGATGGAAACAACATAGGTATCGCAAGAAACAGCTTCTTCCTTCTGCTGGTAATTATATGGCTATATGTTTTGAGCCCTTGCTTTGATAAGGGCATGGTCTTGCCTAAAGTTTTGGTAATCTATCAACTAGTAAGTAATTGCCTTAACCAAACAGAAACAATCAGCCGCTCTGAGAGTTTCCTTCTGATAAGACTCAAAATGCTTAGACAATGTATTGATGAATCATTACTGGTCTTGATTTTGTGGTAAAAAGGTCATCATCGCCTGTTCTTTACAATCTGGTGCTTTGTCTCAATCAACCTTGTGTCCACCTCTTGATAAATATAAAGCGCAAGTGGTGAGGCAATTATGTTACTGAAAAGCTAGAATTCTGCTTTCGAGTGCTTGAACCACTTAAGTGATGATGCCTTCCTTTTTGTCTTAATGCAGTTAGTCCCTGGTGGCTCCCCTGATCCGGAATGAGTTGGATTCATCCTCTAACCCCATTGGTTGATTATGTAGTTACTTTTAGTTGTTGGAAGTCCCATCAGCAACATCATTCGATTTTATAACCCTCTTTTTATGGGTTTATGAATCTGCAACCTTGGTCAATTGAGCTCTTATTTGATTGAGCTCATGCGTGAATGTCTGATGCAAATAGCTCAACAGATGGTGCATGATCACATCATCCTATTATCCAATATCTATGTTTTACTCAACTAGAGGGTGTGACAGTTGTTGTCATGCCTGGTGCAAATTGTTCCTAGGTTTCATCTTCCAGTGCAT
This region of Eucalyptus grandis isolate ANBG69807.140 chromosome 8, ASM1654582v1, whole genome shotgun sequence genomic DNA includes:
- the LOC120287339 gene encoding acyl carrier protein 1, chloroplastic-like, which encodes MNWLVFAVSLLWLVMLIVASPLASEGSREQVPVSKLSNVRSVSLPIGGRSFPSLKARRFQVSCAAKKETVDKVCQMVRKQLALPDDASMTGESKFANLGADSLDTVEIVMRLEEEFGISVEEESAQSITTVQEAADMIEKLIEKN